CTTTTTTTATTGCGCTGCAGGCTTCTTGCTGACAATCAGTTTGTCACCTTCCAAAGCATAGGTGAACGGCGTTTCGCTAAAGACGGCATCCCAAAGTGCCTTCATATCGGCATTCTCTACCGCGAACGAAATGCGTTGATTCAGTTCTGCTTCCATCCCTTGGGGCAGCACCGCTTCTAAACCAAAACGTGGTGCCAATGCTTGCACGATCGGTCCCAACGGCTGGTCTTTGATTTTGAGGGTAAAGACCTTTTCTCCGGGCATTACTACGGTTTTTCGGGCCGTGCCACCACGGAGAAGCTTGGCAACTTGCTCTTGAATCTCTTGCGAAGCGGTTACCTCAATGCGCATCTTGCCATCCGACTTTACGGTCGCTTCGGGAAACAACTCTTGAATCTTAGCAACCGCGTCTTGATGGTTTCCTTCAAAGCGATGGGTCCGCGTTAACGAAACGTTTTCGGGAATCGGCACCAGTTGCAATTGCACACCGGAAGCGGTCTTATCAAAACGATACGAAGCATCGTAGCCAGCTAAGAGAAGTGTTAGATACTCGGTTGTTTTCAGCGGAGGAAAATCGACCGCCGGCCAAAGGTCGTGCTTTACGACCTGGTCCAAGTTGCTCCATGTCATATCGTGGGCAACGGCCACGTTGATCAACAAGTCGCGCGGCGTGGTTAGTTTCGGCCAGTGATGTTGTTTTTGATGGACTAACTTTACCACTTCGGTAAGCGTGCTTCCTTTCGCAAACTGCGTTTGCAATTCGGCAACGGTCGGCAAGCGTTTGGCAGTTGCTTCAGGACCGATATAAATCACATCCCCGACACGCGACATGCCGGCACCGATCTGTGCTGCAATCCGTAGCAAGCCTGATTCAACCGGTTCGGCGGCAAAGTTCATGGTCATCTCTTGATCGGGATCGATGCGGCGATCCAGAAAGATCGCGACCCCTTGGGTTTGCGAAATACTATGCAACCCATCTCGCAACGGCACCGAATCCCACGTCAAATCAAACGGGCGTTGTAGCTGTTTATCGAGTTCAATACCGGTTCGCCAGGGGATCTTCTCTTGTCCCCAAAGCGGCTGTGAGAATAGCAAGATTGCCGCTGTCAAGAGTCCGCAAATCAAGAATTGGGGTTTGCTCGCGAGAGACGACATTGGGGATTTGCTCCGGAGTTACCGCGTGATTACACTCGTCATTATTCAATGGATTGAAAATAAAGGATTTCTCATCTCAGGACGAGTGGAATGTTGCCCTCGATTTTTATTGAAGCCGATTTGTGACTAACCGCCCGGAGCGAAACCCCGTACTTTTAGAATTCTTCCAGAAATATCTCTCGGAAGAAAACACGGCCGCGTTCATTCATCGTGTCGCGTCTGTATATACGTGCGGAACCTTAGAACGACTTTCCCATCATGGGTTGCCGGAAGTACGCCGGGGAGCCGTCATGGCGTTATGTTTTGTAAGTGATTATTCTTCAAATCATACCGTCGGCATGGCCCTCAGCGATTCAGATCGAGGGGTCCGTTTGATCGCGGAAAATGGGATTCGCTCTCTGTGGATCCGGGCTGGCACCCCGAGCCAACGCCATCGATTGCGCAAGGTCATGAGCCAAATTCAAGGAAATTCTTTGGATTCCGCCTTGAAAGACGCCGATGCTCTGATCGTGGATGCTCCGTGGTATTCCGAAGCCTATAATCAACGGGCTCAGGTTTTTTTTAAACGTCAGAATTTCGAGCGTTCGCTCCGCGACAATCACCAAACCCTGGAAATCAATCCGTATCATTTCCCTGCGGCCATCTCAATGGGACAATGTTACCTCAGGCAAGGTGAAAATGTGATGGCGCTGGACAGCTTCCGCCGGGCTTTGCGTTTGAACCCGAACCTGGAATCCATCCGTACGCAAATCACGTATCTAGAACGTCAACTGGAAGAGATGTAACTCTTCCTCAGACGAAACTGGATGCCTCAGCAGGGATCGCGAACATGGCAGACCACTCCACTCCCGTACTCATTCTGGGTGCTGGCATCAACGGCGCGGCCCTGGCCCGCGAACTTCTTTTGAACCAGGTACCGGTCGTGCTGGTCGATCATAGCGACTTCGCCTCCGGCACGACGAGCTGGTCGACACGTTTAATCCATGGTGGCCTGCGCTACCTGGAACATGGCGAAACGTCCCTCGTGTACGAATCGCTTGCCGAGCGGGAACGATTTCTGGCCAATTCGCCTGAGCATGTTTCTCCGCTCGAATTGATGATTCCCGTAAAATCTCAGTTCGCAGGTCTTGTTTCCTCTGCCTCTGGCTTCTTCAATCTCCCATTTTTCCAGTCAGGCTCCCCATCACGCGGTTCGTGGGCAATTCGTAGCGGTTTGACGATGTACGATTGGTTGGCAGGCAGCCAGCGGCTCGGTTCGCATCGCCGTTTAGCTTCCGCCGAATGGAAGCCGATTGGCTTCGATCCTAGTTTCATGGATGTTTTTTCGTATTTCGACGGCCAAATCGAGTTCCCAGAGCTTTACACCGCCAACCTCATTCACGACTGCGAACAAATCGCGGCAGAGTCCGGGCTACGTTTCACCCTGCGGACCTACCGCAAGCCGATCTTGCATGGCAAATACTTCGAGTTCGAGAATCTACTCGACCGAGACAGCCCCACCGATCCAATCCAACCTGCCGCGTTAGTCAATGCCTCGGGTCCGGCGGGGGACGAAACCTTGACGGCACTCGGCATTGCCTCGGAACGGCTCTTTGGCGGCACGCGTGGTTCGCATTTGATCTCGCATAAACCGGTTCTTCTCGAAACACTGGGCAAGCGTGGTATCTACGCCGAAGCCTACGACGGACGTCCCGTCTTTATCTTGCCTTGGAACGGGGGAGCGTTGATTGGCACGACCGATTTGCGTCATGATGGGGATCCCGAACTGGCCATCGCCAGCGAAGAAGAAATCGATTATCTCCTTCGCTGCGTGAATTCCGTGCTGCCAGAGGTTGGTCTGGCCCGGGAAGACATCACCCAACATTACAGCGGCGTGCGTCCCTTACCCTTTGTTCCGGCAGAATCAACCGCTTCGATCCCACGTGGCCATTGGCTCCACGAACACGACGGTACGCCGTGGCCATGCTTTACGATCGTCGGTGGAAAACTGACCACATGCCGTTCGCTGGCGCAACACTCGGCGAAAATAATCCTGGAAAAACTCAATCGCTCGGTAATTGCCAACTCGCAATCGCGCAAGACGTACGAAGGAGATGTTCCCAACATCTCGCCTGGCACGCGAGCTTCCTTTATCATGCACTCGCTTACCGGAGTCGATATTGCGGCAGGCACCCAAGCCATGGCTGCGGCGGCGATTGACAAGCTGCACGCCAAGACCATGGCCGACATTATCGAGCGCCGCCTCATGCTTGTCTTCGATCCGACACTTTCGCTCTCGCATCTCGACCAAGTCGCCGAGGCGTTGATTGCCGCTGGAAAACTTTCCGCCGAAGCCAAATCGGAAACGATCGCCAGCTATACACAGCGGTTACAATCGCGATTCGGAAAGCAGGTTCTTCCCGCCTAGCCCTCAGAAAGACACATCATGCCCCGCTACATTCTCGCGCTCGACCAAGGGACCACCTCCAGTCGTTCGATTTTGTTCGATCACGATGCCAGAATCGTTTCGGTCGCTCAACAAGAGTTCCGTCAAATCCTCCCCGCGACAGGCCAAGTCGAACACGATCCGGAAGACCTCTGGGGCAGCCAGATCTCGACCGCCGAAGGGGCCCTCGGTAAAGTTGCCCTGGAAGAGGTCGCCGCGATTGGCATTACCAACCAGCGCGAGACAACCATTGTTTGGGATAAACGAACCGGCAAACCGATTCATAACGCGATTGTTTGGCAAAGCCGCGTTTCGAGTTCTATCTGCGATCGCCTCCGCAGCGAAGGGGTGGAAGATACCATTCGCCAAAAAACAGGGCTGGTGGTCGACGCCTATTTTTCTGCTTCCAAGATTATCCACCTCTTAGAAACCGTATCCGGGGCGCGGCAAGCAGCCGAGGACGGGCACTTGCTGTTTGGAACCGTCGATTGTTACCTGGTTTGGCGATTGACTGGCGGCAAGCGTCACGTCACCGATGTCAGCAACGCCAGTCGCACGATGATGCTGAACATCGAAACGCTGGAATGGGACGACGAACTATTAGCCGCGTATAAAATCCCCCGCAGCATGCTGCCAGAAATCGTCGATTGCAGCGGCCAATTCGCTGAAACCGATCCTGCCGTTTTAGGTCGCGTGATTCCCATTTCAGGCATGGCTGGCGATCAGCAAGCGGCTTCGTTCGGGCAAACTTGTTTCGACCAAGGAATGGTCAAAAACACTTACGGCACCGGGGCGTTTGCCCTGATGAACATTGGCGATAAGCCGGTTCTATCGAAAAACAACCTCCTTACAACCGTTGGCTGGCGAATCGGCGACCAAGTTAGCTACGCGTTGGAAGGTTCCATTTTCGTGGCCGGAGCGGTCGTCCAGTGGTTACGGGATGGCCTGGGCATTATCGAAGCTTCGTCAGAAGTCGAACCACTTGCCGAAACGGTTGCAGACAACGGAGGCGTTTACTTTGTGCCAGCGTTTGTCGGTCTCGGGGCGCCTTATTGGGATCCCCATGCCCGCGGCACCATCATCGGGCTTTCGCGTGGAACCACCGGAGGTCATATCGCTCGGGCCGCGCTCGAATCGATGGCATTTCAAACCCGCGACATGATCGAAGCCATGCAGCGTGATGCCGGCGTGCCACTGCAAGTGTTACAGGTCGATGGAGGAGCCAGCGTCAACAATGCTTTGATGCAATTTCAAACAGATTTACTTGGTACTCGCGTCCGCCGCCCAAAAATCAGCGAAACGACCGCCTTGGGCGCAGCGTTTCTGGCAGGCCTGGCAGTCGGTTTCTGGGAGTCGCAAGAAGAGCTTCGCGGGCTATGGCGTCTTGACCGCGAGTTCGAACCAACTGCCGATCCGCACAAAATGGATCAGATGTATACTCGCTGGCAAGAAGCCGTTACGCGAAGCCGTGCCTGGGAAAGGGCAGGGGAGTAATGACGCTGGAAGTTTGGATCATCTCTTTCTTCACGGCTGCGATTGGTTTGGCGGCCATCTGGGCAGCCATCTTCAACATCGAGCCCGTGTTCGCTTCACGCAAAATTGCGTTCGTAGAACGTCGTATCGGCCGCGCAAATGCTCGGCTTGTTGTGGGGGTCGGAGGCGTGGCCCTGCTTGCTCTGGCGATCAGCTTTATCATGCTGCCACCAGGCTGACCAATCTTTCCCTAGAAAAGATTGAACACCACG
The sequence above is drawn from the Bremerella cremea genome and encodes:
- a CDS encoding glycerol-3-phosphate dehydrogenase/oxidase; amino-acid sequence: MADHSTPVLILGAGINGAALARELLLNQVPVVLVDHSDFASGTTSWSTRLIHGGLRYLEHGETSLVYESLAERERFLANSPEHVSPLELMIPVKSQFAGLVSSASGFFNLPFFQSGSPSRGSWAIRSGLTMYDWLAGSQRLGSHRRLASAEWKPIGFDPSFMDVFSYFDGQIEFPELYTANLIHDCEQIAAESGLRFTLRTYRKPILHGKYFEFENLLDRDSPTDPIQPAALVNASGPAGDETLTALGIASERLFGGTRGSHLISHKPVLLETLGKRGIYAEAYDGRPVFILPWNGGALIGTTDLRHDGDPELAIASEEEIDYLLRCVNSVLPEVGLAREDITQHYSGVRPLPFVPAESTASIPRGHWLHEHDGTPWPCFTIVGGKLTTCRSLAQHSAKIILEKLNRSVIANSQSRKTYEGDVPNISPGTRASFIMHSLTGVDIAAGTQAMAAAAIDKLHAKTMADIIERRLMLVFDPTLSLSHLDQVAEALIAAGKLSAEAKSETIASYTQRLQSRFGKQVLPA
- the glpK gene encoding glycerol kinase GlpK translates to MPRYILALDQGTTSSRSILFDHDARIVSVAQQEFRQILPATGQVEHDPEDLWGSQISTAEGALGKVALEEVAAIGITNQRETTIVWDKRTGKPIHNAIVWQSRVSSSICDRLRSEGVEDTIRQKTGLVVDAYFSASKIIHLLETVSGARQAAEDGHLLFGTVDCYLVWRLTGGKRHVTDVSNASRTMMLNIETLEWDDELLAAYKIPRSMLPEIVDCSGQFAETDPAVLGRVIPISGMAGDQQAASFGQTCFDQGMVKNTYGTGAFALMNIGDKPVLSKNNLLTTVGWRIGDQVSYALEGSIFVAGAVVQWLRDGLGIIEASSEVEPLAETVADNGGVYFVPAFVGLGAPYWDPHARGTIIGLSRGTTGGHIARAALESMAFQTRDMIEAMQRDAGVPLQVLQVDGGASVNNALMQFQTDLLGTRVRRPKISETTALGAAFLAGLAVGFWESQEELRGLWRLDREFEPTADPHKMDQMYTRWQEAVTRSRAWERAGE
- a CDS encoding tetratricopeptide repeat protein; this translates as MTNRPERNPVLLEFFQKYLSEENTAAFIHRVASVYTCGTLERLSHHGLPEVRRGAVMALCFVSDYSSNHTVGMALSDSDRGVRLIAENGIRSLWIRAGTPSQRHRLRKVMSQIQGNSLDSALKDADALIVDAPWYSEAYNQRAQVFFKRQNFERSLRDNHQTLEINPYHFPAAISMGQCYLRQGENVMALDSFRRALRLNPNLESIRTQITYLERQLEEM